One Phaseolus vulgaris cultivar G19833 chromosome 4, P. vulgaris v2.0, whole genome shotgun sequence DNA window includes the following coding sequences:
- the LOC137838419 gene encoding uncharacterized protein, whose translation MDSSEEFEQELYDGVNVWDDDDIEKSLSKSKGYECTDVFTTDEVFRTRDKLLKWVRKVAFDIGFCIVILRSDTSTGQRGRKTFVLLGCERGGQYIRYKKDLQVTESGTRKCGCPFKLQGYPVKSGEGWILKLICGSHNHELANTLVGHPYAGRFTCSEKSMLMDMRDSSVKPRNILLTMKEHNEKNVSTIKQVYNARYMYKKSVRGDRTEMQQLMMLLERDMYVHWSRFEEGTNVVQDLFWTHPDSVKLLNAFNIVLMMDSTYKTNRYRMPLFEVVGVTSTGLTFNAAFMLLASERHHNFVWALEKLKGLFFRFDSYPKVVVSDRDIALMNAINVVFPEATNLLCRFHIDKNVKAKCKMIVHPKEAWDQGMESWGAIVDCENVESYEHRVEAFNVVCSPWPIFTEYVISTWLNPHKEKFVKAWTDKVMHLGNTTSNRVEAAHWSLKRILETSMGDLCFCWESINKMIILQHNAIKSSFEKSLHVVSHVFNVTRYKKLLGFVSKYVSQYIAEESDRVEYVGLDKSRCGCTIRYTHGLPCACELASFGVGSIPLQSVHLIWTRLSFLDISSDDTSAELSIQQEWVVIMNRFNEVDMAGKINIKAKLREIAYPDNTSLCPPREKVKTKGALKGRQSKFGRSTKRIPSYFEHVDAILSQHDSSSSLKCSKGFISETPPTKSIPMLQQFPVGIHPYIVDIVDVKANDHCGYRAVGALLGMGEESWTIVHMNLHKELCQWRQEYIDLFGGDERYEFLKNSLLVDHMISTDKWMTIPDMGYVIANRYNVIVVCLSLKQSLTIFPLRSQPPTDFNHHRIICIGHVHGNHFVQVQLQEGCPIPPTDILWSTHYYPIAKTWCSYYTSRMQMFTQIMSIRRHL comes from the exons ATGGACAGTAGTGAAGAATTTGAACAAGAATTATATGATGGTGTGAATGTGTGGGATGATGATGATATTGAGAAGTCATTATCTAAATCGAAGGGATATGAATGTACAGATGTGTTTACTACAGATGAG GTATTTCGTACTCGGGATAAGCTCCTAAAGTGGGTTAGAAAAGTTGCGTTTGACATTGGTTTTTGTATTGTGATATTGAGATCGGATACTTCAACTGGCCAACGAGGAAGGAAAACATTTGTATTATTAGGTTGTGAGAGAGGAGGTCAATACATACGATATAAGAAGGATTTACAAGTTACTGAGAGTGGAACTAGGAAATGTGGTTGTCCTTTCAAATTACAAGGGTATCCAGTAAAGAGTGGTGAAGGGTggatattgaaattaatttgtggGTCTCATAATCATGAGTTGGCAAATACATTGGTTGGTCATCCATATGCTGGTAGGTTCACATGTAGTGAGAAGTCAATGCTTATGGACATGAGAGACAGTTCGGTGAAGCCTAGAAATATTTTGTTGACAATGAAAGAGCATAATGAGAAAAATGTGAGCACAATAAAGCAAGTTTATAATGCACGATATATGTACAAAAAATCAGTACGAGGTGATAGAACTGAAATGCAACAATTGATGATGTTACTTGAGCGTGATATGTATGTCCATTGGTCTAGGTTTGAAGAAGGGACGAATGTTGTGCAAGATTTATTTTGGACACACCCTGATTCAGTGAAGCTATTGAATGCCTTTAACATTGTATTGATGATGGACAGTACCTATAAAACTAATAGGTATAGGATGCCCTTGTTTGAAGTTGTTGGTGTAACCTCAACGGGATTGACCTTCAATGCTGCATTTATGTTACTCGCATCAGAACGTCATCATAACTTTGTATGGGCCCTTGAGAAGCTGAAAGGTTTGTTTTTTAGATTTGATTCATACCCGAAGGTTGTGGTTAGTGATAGAGATATTGCTCTAATGAATGCAATAAATGTTGTGTTTCCCGAAGCTACTAATTTGTTATGTCGTtttcacattgataaaaatgttaaagCTAAATGTAAAATGATTGTTCATCCAAAAGAGGCATGGGATCAAGGGATGGAATCTTGGGGAGCAATTGTAGATTGTGAAAATGTAGAGTCCTATGAACATCGTGTTGAGGCATTTAATGTTGTTTGTTCACCATGGCCTATATTTACTGAATATGTGATTAGTACTTGGTTAAATCCACATAAAGAAAAGTTTGTTAAGGCTTGGACGGATAAAGTCATGCACTTAGGCAACACGACAAGTAACAGGGTTGAGGCTGCACATTGGAGTTTAAAGAGGATCCTTGAGACGTCAATGGGGGACTTATGCTTTTGTTGGGAATCCATTAATAAGATGATCATCTTGCAACATAATGCAATTAAATCTTCATTTGAAAAGAGTTTGCATGTAGTGAGTCATGTCTTCAATGTAACAAGATATAAGAAATTGCTTGGCTTCGTATCGAAATATGTCTCGCAGTATATTGCAGAAGAGAGTGATCGAGTTGAATATGTTGGTTTAGATAAATCTCGTTGTGGGTGCACCATTAGATATACTCATGGCCTTCCTTGTGCTTGTGAATTGGCTTCCTTTGGTGTGGGTAGCATACCATTGCAGTCAGTGCATCTCATTTGGACACGATTAAGCTTTTTAGATATTTCAAGTGATGATACTTCAGCAGAGTTGTCCATCCAACAAGAGTGGGTTGTCATCATGAATCGGTTCAATGAGGTTGACATGGCTGGTAAGATTAACATCAAAGCCAAATTACGTGAGATTGCCTATCCAGATAACACATCTTTATGTCCACCAAGGGAGAAAGTCAAAACAAAAGGTGCACTAAAAGGGCGTCAGAGTAAATTTGGTAGATCAACGAAGCGAATTCCTTCTTACTTTGAACATGTTGATGCCATTCTTTCACAACATGATAGTTCATCTAGTTTGAAATGTAGCAAGGGATTTATTTCGGAGACTCCTCCGACCAAATCAATACCAATGCTACAACAATTTCCAGTGGGAATTCATCCTTACATTGTTGATATTGTTGATGTTAAGGCTAACGATCATTGTGGCTATCGTGCGGTTGGTGCATTATTGGGTATGGGAGAGGAGTCCTGGACTATTGTACACATGAACTTGCATAAAGAACTTTGTCAATGGCGTCAAGAATATATTGATTTGTTTGGCGGTGATGAACGAtatgaatttttgaaaaattcactTCTAGTTGACCACATG ATAAGTACAGATAAGTGGATGACAATACCAGATATGGGATACGTTATTGCAAATCGATATAATGTGATTGTTGTGTGTTTATCTCTTAAACAATCATTGACTATTTTTCCATTAAGATCCCAACCTCCAACAGATTTTAATCATCACCGCATCATCTGTATTGGACATGTTCATGGAAATCATTTTGTTCAG GTTCAGTTGCAAGAAGGTTGCCCGATTCCACCAACAGATATTTTATGGTCTACTCATTATTATCCAATTGCCAAAACATGGTGTTCATATTATACTAGTCGGATGCAAATGTTTACACAAATTATGTCCATTAGACGACATTTATAG
- the LOC137836452 gene encoding uncharacterized protein, giving the protein MVKTRGGGSQGDRLRPTASVRRRRRRHVNEDEEHVEHEDAEHVEPKEAEPQMEVEDEDTPEVEDEGYPGGPRDRTLLTGYEAHVAMQLWNGVGLCRRITSTLQLIIDDGHLTEDSPAWEGTQTTLMLARSATEDMSVYVHRRRHRR; this is encoded by the exons ATGGTGAAGACTAGGGGTGGAGGTTCACAAGGTGATCGTCTACGTCCCACAGCCTCtgttagaagaagaagaagaagacatgtgaatgaagatgaagaacatGTTGAACATGAAGATGCAGAACATGTTGAACCTAAAGAAGCTGAACCCCAAATGGAGGTGGAGGATGAAGACACACCTGAAGTTGAAGATGAAGGTTATCCCGGAGGTCCACGAGATAGGACATTGTTGACAGGTTATGAAGCCCATGTAGCCATGCAATTATGGAATGGTGTG GGTCTTTGTAGAAGAATAACATCCACCTTGCAGTTGATTATAGATGATGGTCATCTAACCGAGGATTCACCTGCATGGGAAGGGACACAGACAACCTTGATGCTAGCTCGATCAGCCACTGAGGACATGTCTGTGTATGTCCACAGACGACGACACAGACGATGA
- the LOC137837385 gene encoding T-complex protein 1 subunit theta, protein MGFNIQPYGIQSMLKEGHKHLSGLDEAVLKNIDACKQLSTITRTSLGPNGMNKMVINHLDKLFVTNDAGTIVNELEVQHPAAKILVLAGKAQQEEIGDGANLTISFAGELLQGAEDLIRMGLHPSEIISGYTKAINKTVQILDDLVEEGSENMDVRDKEQIVSRMKAAVASKQFGLENTICSLVADACIQVCPKNPANFNVDNIRVAKLLGGGLHNSTVVQGMVLKSDAVGTVKQAEKAKVAVFAGGVDTSATETKGTVLIHTAEQLENYSKTEEAKIEELIKAVADSGAKVIVSGGAVGEMALHFCERYKLMVLKISSKFELRRFCRTTGSVAMLKLCQPNPDDLGYVDSVSVQEIGGVRVTIVKNEEGGNSVATVVLRGSTDSILDDLERAVDDGVNTYKAMCRDSRTVPGAAATEIELAKRVKDFSFGETGLDQYAIAKFAESFEMIPRTLAENAGLNAMEIISSLYAEHASGNAKVGIDLEEGVCKDVSTLSIWDLHMTKFFALKYAADAACTVLRVDQIIMSKPAGGPRRGDQPAGADED, encoded by the exons ATGGGTTTCAACATTCAACCCTATGGGATTCAATCCATGCTCAAGGAAGGCCACAAACACCTTTCTGGTCTCGATGAGGCCGTTCTCAAGAACATCGACGCCTGCAAACAACTTTCCACCATCACTCGAACTTCCCTTGGCCCCAATG GTATGAACAAGATGGTTATAAATCACTTGGACAAGCTTTTTGTCACGAATGACGCAGGGACAATTGTGAACGAACTTGAAGTTCAGCATCCTGCTGCCAAAATTTTGGTTTTGGCCGGAAAGGCTCAACAAGAGGAGATTGGGGATGGAGCTAACTTAACTATTTCATTTGCTGGGGAGCTCCTGCAGGGTGCTGAGGATCTTATTAGGATGGGTTTGCATCCGAGCGAGATAATCAGTGGATACACTAAAGCAATCAACAAG ACTGTTCAAATATTGGATGATCTGGTTGAGGAAGGTTCGGAAAATATGGATGTTCGTGATAAGGAGCAAATTGTTTCTCGAATGAAAGCAGCGGTTGCTAGCAAGCAGTTTGGTCTAGAAAATACCATATGCTCACTTGTTGCTGAT GCTTGCATCCAAGTATGTCCGAAAAACCCAGCAAACTTTAATGTGGACAACATTCGCGTTGCAAAGCTCTTGGGAGGGGGCTTGCATAACAGCACAGTAGTTCAAGGAATGGTGTTGAAAAGTGATGCTGTTGGGACTGTAAAGCAAGCAGAGAAGGCAAAG GTTGCTGTGTTTGCTGGTGGTGTTGATACATCAGCAACTGAGACTAAAGGAACTGTCCTCATACATACAGCAGAGCAG CTGGAAAATTATTCAAAGACTGAAGAGGCTAAAATAGAGGAGCTTATCAAGGCAGTAGCAGATTCTGGTGCCAAAGTGATTGTCAGTGGAGGAGCAGTTGGAGAGATGGCTTTACATTTCTGTGAGCGTTACAA GCTTATGGTTCTAAAAATCAGCTCAAAGTTTGAACTACGTCGATTTTGCAGAACAACTGGTTCTGTTGCTATG CTGAAACTCTGCCAACCAAACCCGGATGATCTTGGATATGTGGATTCTGTTTCAGTTCAGGAAATTGGTGGTGTCAGG GTGACTATTGTAAAAAATGAAGAGGGTGGAAATTCTGTGGCCACTGTTGTTCTACGAGGAAGTACTGATAGTATACTAGATGATCTTGAAAGAGCAGTGGATGATGGAGTGAACACTTACAAG GCCATGTGCAGGGATAGCCGTACTGTACCTGGGGCTGCAGCCACTGAAATTGAGTTAGCTAAACGGGTGAAAGACTTTTCTTTCGGAGAAACTGG GTTGGATCAGTATGCTATAGCAAAATTTGCTGAAAGTTTTGAAATGATTCCTAGAACTTTGGCTGAGAATGCTGGGTTAAATGCAATGGAGATCATATCTTCGCTGTATGCAGAACATGCATCTGGAAATGCTAAAGTTGGCATTGATTTGGAAGAAGGTGTTTGTAAGGATGTTTCAACCTTGAGCATTTGGGATCTCCATATGACTAA GTTCTTTGCTCTTAAATATGCTGCAGATGCTGCATGCACTGTACTGCGGGTGGACCAG ATTATCATGTCAAAACCAGCTGGTGGTCCAAGGAGAGGAGATCAACCTGCAGGCGCAGATGAAGATTAA